Proteins encoded in a region of the Eubalaena glacialis isolate mEubGla1 chromosome 20, mEubGla1.1.hap2.+ XY, whole genome shotgun sequence genome:
- the LOC133081295 gene encoding LOW QUALITY PROTEIN: thimet oligopeptidase-like (The sequence of the model RefSeq protein was modified relative to this genomic sequence to represent the inferred CDS: inserted 1 base in 1 codon; deleted 1 base in 1 codon): MNMAKTSQVVATFLDELAQKLKPLGEQERXVILELKKAECQRRGPHFDGPINAWDLRYYMNQGEETRYHEDQYLLNESFPMQVVTRGRLGISQELLGLIFDLEEGANVCHEDVRLYTVRDAASGKVSIGKFYLDLYPREGKSGHAACFGLQPGCLQQDGSRQIAIVAMVANFTKPTPDPPSLLQHDELETYFHEFWQAMHQLRSQASSTCARSSWPRWTRPCTRRRPQTRPRRMPVSARRSSGAQPCQVAKREPAVARGVRGWGGRICTCFLESLEEAGEGFIARTERVDEVCPGPGRSLSACVPGTHLPATFGRLAGRYSAQSYGYLCSEVYSVDTFHTRFKQEGVLSGKVAMDYRSCILRPGGSKDAKGMVKLFLGCDPTQDAFLLNKGLQVEGCKPPAC, encoded by the exons ATGAACATGGCCAAGACCAGCCAGGTGGTGGCCACTTTCCTAG ATGAGCTGGCCCAGAAGCTGAAGCCCCTCGGGGAGCAGGAGC CCGTGATCCTGGAGCTAAAGAAGGCCGAATGCCAGAGGCGGGGCCCGCACTTTGACGGGCCCATCAACGCCTGGGACCTGCGCTACTACATGAACCAGGGGGAGGAGACGCGCTACCACGAGGACCAGTACCTGCTCAATGAGTCCTTCCCCATGCAGGTGGTCACGCGCGGGCGGCTGGGCAtctcccaggagctgctggggctGATCTTCGACCTGGAGGAGGGCGCCAACGTGTGTCACGAAGACGTGAGGCTCTACACGGTCCGGGACGCGGCCTCAGGCAAGGTC TCCATCGGCAAGTTCTACCTGGACCTCTACCCTCG GGAAGGGAAGTCCGGGCACGCGGCCTGCTTCGGCCTGCAGCCGGGCTGCCTGCAGCAGGATGGGAGCCGCCAGATCGCCATCGTGGCCATGGTGGCCAACTTCACCAAGCCCACGCCCGACCCGCCCTCCCTGTTGCAGCACGATGAGCTGGAGACCTACTTCCACGAGTTCTGGCAAGCGATGCACCAGCTCCGCTCCCAG gcctCCTCAACCTGCGCCAGATCGTCCTGGCCGAGGTGGACCAGGCCCTGCACACGCAGACGCCCACAGACCCGGCCCAGGAGAATGCCCGTCTCTGCCAGGAGATCCTCAGGGGCCCAGCCATGCCAGGTAGCCAAGCGCGAGCCGG CTGTGGCCCGCGGAGTCCGAGGGTGGGGTGGGCGTATCTGCACGTGCTTTCTGGAgagcctggaagaggcaggagagggcttCATAGCCCGGACGGAACGCGTCGACGAGGTTTGCCC GGGGCCGGGCAGGAGCCTCTCCGCGTGTGTCCCAGGGACCCACCTGCCTGCGACCTTCGGCCGCCTGGCAGGAAGATACAGCGCCCAGTCCTATGGCTACCTGTGCAGCGAGGTGTACTCCGTGGACACGTTCCACACACGCTTCAAGCAGGAGGGCGTTCTGAGTGGCAAG GTTGCCATGGACTACAGAAGCTGCATTCTGAGGCCAGGCGGCTCCAAGGATGCCAAGGGCATGGTGAAGCTCTTCCTGGGTTGCGACCCCACGCAGGATGCCTTCCTCCTGAACAAAGGGCTGCAGGTTGAGGGCTGCAAGCCGCCGGCCTGCTGA